Part of the Streptomyces sp. NBC_01460 genome, CCGCCAGCGCGCGGGCCAGCTGGACGCGCTGGCGCTGGCCGCCCGAGATCCGGTGGGGGAGCTTCGTGCCGTGGCCGTCCAGGCCTACCCGGGCCAGCCAGGACTCGGCGCGTGCCCTGCGGGCGCCGCGCGGGACGCCCCTGATGGCCAGCGGGAGTTCGACGTTGGCCCGCACCGTGCGCCACGGCAGCAGCGCGTCGTCCTGGAAGACGAGGGCGCGCTCGGCCCGGGGCGCGGTGATCGCCTCGCCGTCCTGGGCGACCTCGCCGCCGAGGGCGGGCAGCAGCCCCGCCAGGGTGCGCAGGAGCGTGGACTTGCCGCAGCCGGACGGCCCGACGACGGCCAGGATCTCGCCGGGCACGACGTCGAGGTCGACGCCGTCCAGCACCGGGGCCCCGGCCCGGCCGAGCACGGCGCCGCGCAGCGTCAGCCGGACTCCCGGGGGAGTGGTCGTGGTCATGGGTGCACCCGCTCCTTCGCCAGGGGTACCGGTGCCGCCACCGGGGGTTCCGGCCGCGTCCGGTGCCGTACGGGGGGCGGAGGGCGGCTGCCCTCCGTGCGCGGCAGCCACCGGGTGAGCCGGCGGCCCAGCAGCTCCACCGCGGTCGAGGTGATCCACCCCAGCAGGCCGATCGTGACCATGCCGACGAAGACCCCCGGGTAGTCGACGACCGTGTAGTCCTGCCAGGTGCGGTAGCCGACCCCGTACTCCCCGGAGATCATCTCGGCGGAGATCACGCAGATCCACGACACCCCGATGCCGACGGAGAGCCCGCCGAGGATGCCGGGGAGCGCGCCGGGCAGGACGACCGAGCCGAGGATCCGCCACCGGCCGCCGCCCATCGTCAGGACGGCCTCCTCCCACACCGGGGTGAGCGCACGCACCGCGTGCCGGGTGGAGACCATGACGGGGAAGAACGCCGCGGTGCAGGTGATGAAGACGATGCCCTGCTCGTTGCTGGGGAAGAGCAGGATCGCCACGGGCACCAGGGCGATCGCCGGGACGGGGCGCACCACCTCCAGGACGGGGCCCAGCAGGTCCGAGACCAGCCGCGAGCGGGCGATCGCCGTGCCGGCCGTGATGCCGAGGACGGCGGCCAGGGCGAAGCCGGTGACGATCCGGGTCAGACTGTCGGTGAGGTCCTGCCAGTACGCGTCACCGCCCAGCCGGTCACCGAACGCACGGGCCACGTCGGTCACCGTGGGGAACTGCTCGAAGCGCAGCCACAGAGTGACGTCGTAGGAGGTCAGCGCCTGCCAGATGCCCAGGGCGGCCACCAGCGACAGCGCCCGCCGCACGAGCGACCACCGTCGCCCCCTCATGAGGCGCGGGCCAGACCGAGCGCGGTGGCGTACGGGACGGTCCGGGAGCCGGGGTGCGCCGCGACGTCCGCGCGGGCGGCCGACTCCGTGACGTACGGCCTCAGCTCCCCGGCGTCCTCCACCCAGACCGCACGGTCCGCGAACCACAGGGTCCCGGTGCCCGCGTCGGGGACGTACGCGGCGCGGACCCTTCCCTCGTGCCCGGCGGCGTACCGCAGGACCTCGGTGGGAGTGGCGAACGCCGACGTGGTGTCCTCGCCCTTCAGCCAGACCTCGCCGCCGCGTGCGGCCGGCGGTCCGGCGGCCCGGGCCTTCGCGTAGGCGGAGCCGTACACACGCTTCACGTACTGCTCGTCGACGAAGGAGTCGACGTCCACGTCCCCGACGAGCTTCGCCGAACGCAGCACGGGGACGTCCTTCTCGAGCGCGGCCACCAGTGCGGGCTTCACCGTCGTGTCGAACGTCGCGATGCCCTGGGCGCCGTTGTAGAGGTGGACGACCTCGGCCGGCAGGCCCGTCGCCTTCGCCACCGACTCGGAGGCCGCCACCGGGTGCGCGTGCAGGTACTCCGTCGCCCGGCCCTGCGCCCGGAGGAAGTCCTCCAGCACGGCGGGCCGCTTCTTGGCGAAGTCCTCGACGACGGTGACCCCGTGGAACGTCGGAAGATTCAGCTCCGCCCCGTCGTAGAGCGCCTTCGCCCGGCCCTGGAACGCCAGCAGTCCGGGCCAGGCCACGAACTGGGACAGGGCGTCCGCGCTGCCGGCCTGGAGGGCCGACGCGCCCACCGCGGGCTGCTGGTTGAGCTTGCGGATGTCCTTCTCCGGGTCGAGCCCGGCCTGCTGGAGCGCGCGGACGAGCGTCCCGTCCGCGGCCGAACCGACGCTCGTGGAGACCTTCCTGCCGCGCAGGTCCTTCAGGGAGCGGAGCTTCGAATCAGCCGCGGTCACCACGGTGTTGAGGCCGCCGCGCAGGTTGTAGCCGGTGACCGAGACCAGCTTGGTCGGGCGGCCCAGCTGTGTGCCACGGGCGGCGTTGATCAGCAGGGGGAAGTCGCCCATCGAGCCGATGTCGATCTTTCCCGCCGTCATCTGGGCGGTGATCGGGGCGCCGGTCGCGTAGTCCTGCCACTTCACCTCGTACGTGACGCCGTCCCGCTCGCCGCGGGCCCGCAGCTCGTCCTCGAAGTAGCCCAGCGAGCGCAGCAGCGTGCCCGCCGTGACGGTGTTGATGGTCCTGGACTGATAGCCGACGGTCACCGTGACCGTGCCGTCGTCACCCGCGCTCGCCTCGCCTCCGCAGCCCGCCGTGAGCGGGACGAGCAGCGCGGGGGCCAGCAGGGCGCCGGCCGTACGGATTGCCGTGCGTCGCATGGGAGGAGGGGCCTTTCACCGGAGGAGGTAGGGCATGTTGACCGTGACCGCGTCGGTGGGACACCTGGCCGCGCACGGGCCGCAGTACCAGCACTCGTCGACGTGCATGAACGCCTTGCCGCTGTCCGGGTGGATGGCCAGGGAGTCGAGCGGACACATGTCGACGCAGAGGGTGCAGCCGTCGATGCACTTGGACTCGTCGATGGTCACGGGCACGTCGGCCCGCTGGGGCGCCAGAGGCATGGCGGTCTCCAGGAAAGAGGGGATACGTCCGGGAAAGGGGAAAGGAAGGACAGAAGGGAGGGGGCTCAGTCGGACCGGTGCAGCAGTCCGCTCATGCTGATGCGGTCGCCGCGGAAGCGGATGAACTCCAGGTCCACGGGGCGGCCGTCACGGAGGTGGGTGAGCCGTTCCAGCATCAGGACGGCGGAGCCCTGCGGGGTCTCCAGGACGGCGGCGGAGTGCGCGTCGGCGTTGACGGCCTCCATGGTGATCTCGGCGGTGCCGAGCGGCTGCCCGGTGAGGCTCTCCAGCAGCCGGAAGACGTCGGTGTTCTCCAGGTCGCAGCCGAGGAGACCGGCCCCGATGTCCATGGGCACGTAGGTGAGGTCGAGGGAGAGCGGCAGCCCGTTCAGCAGCCTCCGCCGCTCGATGTAGAGCACGTCGGTGTGGACCGCGATCCGCAGCCGCCGTGCGACGGGGCCCGGCGCGGGCACCGGGCCGACGGTACGGACC contains:
- a CDS encoding 4Fe-4S dicluster domain-containing protein yields the protein MPLAPQRADVPVTIDESKCIDGCTLCVDMCPLDSLAIHPDSGKAFMHVDECWYCGPCAARCPTDAVTVNMPYLLR
- a CDS encoding GntR family transcriptional regulator translates to MPAERTREHTVPVAAARRRRLRADHARLLADLLRHQVRTGGFPGGVLPFEDAIGSDYRVSRNTVRQALDLLRAEGLVERQPGVGTVVVSERYPHRLDRLQGLAETLREHGRVTNEVRTVGPVPAPGPVARRLRIAVHTDVLYIERRRLLNGLPLSLDLTYVPMDIGAGLLGCDLENTDVFRLLESLTGQPLGTAEITMEAVNADAHSAAVLETPQGSAVLMLERLTHLRDGRPVDLEFIRFRGDRISMSGLLHRSD
- a CDS encoding ABC transporter substrate-binding protein translates to MRRTAIRTAGALLAPALLVPLTAGCGGEASAGDDGTVTVTVGYQSRTINTVTAGTLLRSLGYFEDELRARGERDGVTYEVKWQDYATGAPITAQMTAGKIDIGSMGDFPLLINAARGTQLGRPTKLVSVTGYNLRGGLNTVVTAADSKLRSLKDLRGRKVSTSVGSAADGTLVRALQQAGLDPEKDIRKLNQQPAVGASALQAGSADALSQFVAWPGLLAFQGRAKALYDGAELNLPTFHGVTVVEDFAKKRPAVLEDFLRAQGRATEYLHAHPVAASESVAKATGLPAEVVHLYNGAQGIATFDTTVKPALVAALEKDVPVLRSAKLVGDVDVDSFVDEQYVKRVYGSAYAKARAAGPPAARGGEVWLKGEDTTSAFATPTEVLRYAAGHEGRVRAAYVPDAGTGTLWFADRAVWVEDAGELRPYVTESAARADVAAHPGSRTVPYATALGLARAS
- a CDS encoding ABC transporter permease gives rise to the protein MRGRRWSLVRRALSLVAALGIWQALTSYDVTLWLRFEQFPTVTDVARAFGDRLGGDAYWQDLTDSLTRIVTGFALAAVLGITAGTAIARSRLVSDLLGPVLEVVRPVPAIALVPVAILLFPSNEQGIVFITCTAAFFPVMVSTRHAVRALTPVWEEAVLTMGGGRWRILGSVVLPGALPGILGGLSVGIGVSWICVISAEMISGEYGVGYRTWQDYTVVDYPGVFVGMVTIGLLGWITSTAVELLGRRLTRWLPRTEGSRPPPPVRHRTRPEPPVAAPVPLAKERVHP
- a CDS encoding ABC transporter ATP-binding protein, which produces MTTTTPPGVRLTLRGAVLGRAGAPVLDGVDLDVVPGEILAVVGPSGCGKSTLLRTLAGLLPALGGEVAQDGEAITAPRAERALVFQDDALLPWRTVRANVELPLAIRGVPRGARRARAESWLARVGLDGHGTKLPHRISGGQRQRVQLARALAAEPRAVLMDEPFGALDAQTRAGMQQLLVDVLRGTGATVVFVTHDVDEALFLGDRVALLPTGRVLDVPRPRERAAHTDPATVALRREVLESLTSAHGKA